Proteins encoded together in one Labeo rohita strain BAU-BD-2019 chromosome 21, IGBB_LRoh.1.0, whole genome shotgun sequence window:
- the cdx1b gene encoding homeobox protein CDX-1b gives MYVSYLLEKDSSMYPNSVRHPSLNLNPQNFVPAPPQYPDFTGYHHVPGITNDPHHSQTGAWNPAYPPPREEWTPYGPGTGPSTSSTGQLGFSPPEFSSVQAPGLLPSSINTSVGQLSPNSQRRNPYDWMRRSAPPTNSGGKTRTKDKYRVVYTDHQRLELEKEFHYSRYITIRRKAELATALSLSERQVKIWFQNRRAKERKVNKKKMQQPQPASTTTPTPPGSALPGNVPMVTSSSGALVSPSMPMTIKEEY, from the exons ATGTACGTGAGTTATCTCTTGGAGAAGGACAGCAGTATGTACCCGAATTCCGTAAGACACCCAAGCCTAAACCTGAACCCTCAGAATTTTGTCCCCGCGCCTCCTCAGTACCCGGACTTCACAGGATACCATCACGTCCCTGGAATTACCAACGACCCTCACCACAGCCAAACAGGAGCCTGGAATCCCGCGTACCCGCCTCCGCGAGAGGAATGGACACCTTATGGACCGGGAACTGGACCTTCGACATCAAGCACTGGTCAGCTGGGGTTCAGTCCACCAGAGTTTTCGTCTGTCCAAGCACCCGGCCTTCTTCCATCCTCCATAAACACATCAGTCGGTCAGCTGTCGCCGAACTCTCAGAGACGGAACCCCTACGACTGGATGCGTCGGAGCGCGCCGCCGACAAACTCAG GAGGGAAGACCAGAACAAAAGACAAATACCGGGTAGTGTACACGGATCATCAGCGTCTGGAGCTGGAGAAAGAATTTCATTACAGCCGTTACATCACAATAAGAAGAAAGGCAGAACTGGCAACAGCACTCAGTCTGTCAGAGAGACAG GTGAAGATCTGGTTCCAGAACCGGCGTGCTAAAGAGAGGAAAGTCAATAAAAAGAAGATGCAACAGCCGCAGCCGGCATCCACAACCACACCGACCCCACCTGGTTCCGCTCTGCCAGGCAATGTTCCAATGGTGACAAGCAGCAGCGGTGCCCTGGTATCCCCATCTATGCCAATGACTATCAAAGAAGAGTACTGA
- the arsib gene encoding arylsulfatase I, translating to MSTLIESQRFLKWMALFVHLGLFILSLQTYASCSDVRSSREDDERFRVEQAEAFRPKRPPHIIFILTDDQGFNDIGYHSRDIRSPTLDKLASEGVRLENYYVQPLCTPSRSQLITGRYQIHTGLQHSIIRPRQPSCLPLDVVTLPQRLQEAGYSTHMVGKWHLGFYRKDCLPTRRGFHTYFGSLTGSVDYYTYGSCDGKSLCGFDLHEGESVAWGKGGKYSTHLYTQRVRKILATHDSTSQPLFIFLSLQAVHTPLKPPKEYIYPYRQMGNVPRRKYAAMVSIVDEAVRNITYALRKYGFYRNSVVIFSTDNGAQPLTGGSNWPLRGCKGTYWEGGIRGVGFVHSPLIRHRRRVSRALIHITDWYPTLVGLAGGNVSQHQGLDGFDVWPTISEGKESPRLEILHNIDPLNRRSRGSFKDGYGLWDTTVQAAIRVGDWKLLTGDPGHGDWVPPQVLTNFPSSWWHLERQVEKKRKTVWLFNVTGDPCERHDLAVYRPDVVKELLARLVFYNRTAIPVRYPPDDARANPSLNGGAWRPWVGEDEQEENWDGIYYKRGKNRKKKKCKLCKSQSFFKKYNLKIVSKQI from the exons ATGAGCACGCTCATAGAGTCGCAGCGCTTTTTGAAGTGGATGGCATTATTCGTGCACCTCGGGCTCTTCATCCTCAGTCTACAAACTTATGCGTCTTGCAGTGACGTGAGATCCAGCAGAGAAGACGACGAGCGCTTTCGGGTTGAACAAGCTGAAGCTTTCAGACCCAAACGACCTCCACATATCATCTTCATACTGACAGATGACCAGGGTTTCAATGACATCGGATATCACAGCAGAGACATCCGCAGCCCGACGCTGGATAAGCTGGCTTCAGAGGGAGTGCGCCTGGAGAATTACTATGTCCAGCCGCTGTGCACCCCGTCCCGCAGCCAGCTCATCACAGGCAG ATATCAAATTCACACTGGCCTCCAGCACTCCATCATCAGACCACGTCAACCCAGCTGCCTCCCTCTGGATGTGGTCACACTCCCTCAACGCTTACAGGAAGCCGGTTACTCCACTCACATGGTGGGAAAGTGGCATTTGGGTTTCTATCGGAAAGACTGTTTGCCCACACGCCGTGGATTTCACACCTACTTCGGTTCGCTGACCGGCAGCGTGGACTATTATACGTACGGCTCTTGCGACGGCAAGTCGTTGTGTGGCTTTGACCTCCACGAAGGTGAGTCAGTGGCATGGGGGAAAGGGGGGAAGTACTCAACTCACCTCTACACCCAAAGAGTGCGCAAAATCTTAGCAACGCACGACTCGACCAGTCAGCCTCTTTTTATCTTCCTTTCCCTTCAGGCGGTGCATACACCTCTAAAGCCACCCAAAGAATACATCTATCCGTACCGTCAAATGGGCAACGTTCCCCGCAGGAAATACGCGGCCATGGTTTCTATCGTTGACGAGGCGGTCAGGAATATAACTTACGCGCTGCGCAAGTATGGCTTCTACCGTAATAGCGTCGTCATCTTCTCCACTGACAACGGAGCGCAGCCGTTAACAGGAGGCAGTAACTGGCCTCTACGAGGGTGCAAGGGAACATACTGGGAAGGTGGCATTAGAGGAGTGGGTTTCGTGCACAGTCCCTTGATACGCCATCGAAGAAGGGTCAGCAGAGCCCTTATTCACATCACTGACTGGTATCCAACCTTAGTTGGACTCGCTGGGGGCAATGTGTCGCAGCATCAGGGATTAGACGGGTTTGATGTTTGGCCCACCATCAGCGAAGGAAAGGAATCCCCACGACTGGAAATTCTTCACAACATCGACCCTCTTAATCGGCGCAGCCGGGGCTCGTTCAAGGACGGCTATGGATTATGGGACACCACCGTGCAAGCGGCCATTAGAGTGGGCGACTGGAAGCTCTTGACGGGCGACCCTGGCCACGGGGATTGGGTGCCGCCCCAGGTTCTTACAAACTTCCCTAGCAGCTGGTGGCACCTGGAGCGACAGGttgaaaagaaaaggaaaacagTTTGGCTCTTCAATGTTACAGGAGACCCTTGTGAACGGCATGACCTCGCAGTGTACAGGCCTGATGTCGTCAAGGAGCTGTTGGCACGGCTAGTGTTTTACAATCGCACGGCGATACCTGTTCGCTACCCGCCTGACGATGCCCGCGCTAACCCCAGTTTGAATGGAGGTGCGTGGAGACCTTGGGTGGGCGAAGATGAACAGGAGGAAAACTGGGATGGAATTTATTACAAGAGAGGGAAGAATCGCAAAAAGAAGAAGTGTAAGCTCTGCAAGTCACAATCGTTCTTCAAGAAGTATAATTTGAAGATCGTGTCAAAACAAATATGA